The following is a genomic window from Candidatus Anstonellales archaeon.
CAAATGGGGGGAGAGAAATTATTGAAAGAATGGCAAGAAATGATGCAACAAAAGAAGGAAAACCAACAGGAGCCCCAAACCACAGACGGGCGTCTTCCTTTTGGGACTTTACCGCCGCTTCAACGTCCTCAGTTGGAGATGAGGAGAGAGAAATTATTGAAAGAATGGCAAGAAATGATGCAACAAATGGGGGGAGAGAAATTATTGAAAGAATGGCAAGAAATGATGCAACAAAAGAAGGAAAACCAACAGGAGCCCCAAACCACAGACGGGCGTCTTCCTTTTGGGACTTTACCGCCGCTTCAACGTCGTCCGTTAGGGGGAGGGAAAGCTAAATGGCAAAAAATAGAGGAGAACAATTCCAGTGCAGGTGAAAATAGAAGCTCTGAGAGGGAGCAGGAGCCGGACGATGGAATTGAAATTAGGCGTGCGGTAGAAGTAATGTTAAATTTTGGTTTCTGGTACCCACTAACTTCCAAAGAAAAGCAGGAGAACAATTCCAGTGCAGGTGAAAATAGAAGCTCTGAGAGGGAGCAGGAGCCAAAGAGGGAAGCACGTAACTCTCCGCAAACAGACGCATACAAGTATAGTCCAGCTCTGCCACCGAAGTATGGTACATGTCTACCGCTCATAACTCGAGATGGTAAATTCATGGAGAATTCTTGGGAATCGGTTATGGAATAGGTGATGGGGACTATAAGCGGAGTTGGAAACTGAGTGGATAGAATGTTGGAAGAGAGCCTTTCTTTAGGCTTGCTTTTGGTTGCAGTAACATATGCAGTATCCTAAAAAAACCAAATAAGAGGTTGTTGTTAGAGACGAGTATCCTAAAACCATAGAATAAGAGATGCCTACGCCATCAAGAAACTTCAGCGGTGCCTTTATCCATAATCTTCTATCCATAATCAGAAGTTTCTCCATAAATGTCAAATGGTTTGCTAATAAGCCCTTAGCCAGATAACCTTCATATACCACTTTTACACATATTAATACATGAAACATAGGCAGAGCCTCCAGCATCAAAAAACCCTATTTCACAGGGAGGTTTTCAACGTCTAGTTGAAAAAGCAAGACAAGCAGAGGAAAGAAATCCACTCATAAAACCAAGGGATAAATCGCCTGAACTTGCAGAAATCCAGAAACTTATAGCAAGTCTTGAATCAGGTCAAAAAAACAATGGTTGATTTCTGGGTGCAAAATGGCTGGTATAAAATTTCCGGTAGATCCTATAGTTCATCTGCTTCAGATGTGTTGGTAATCATAAGCGGTCTTCCACGATATGTGCGCCTTACCAGAGGGAGATGGACTGAAGAAAGTACAAGAATCGCTGCAGTAAAGTTCCTTGTTGAGGAGGTACTCAAAAAAGACCCAAGAGATATAACCCAGTTCGATTTCCATTCCAACCGCCTTGCCGGGCTTTTGAATAGTTATTATTCTGGTTTCCCCTATGCAGCTCTCAAAGAAGCAGGCCTTGTAAGCGAAGCAGACGAAGCGTACATGAGGTCTTGCCAGCACACTCGTTGAGCAACCGTCTCTAGTCCAAGCTTGCGGCGAATAATGAGCTTTTGCCAACTTATAAACCTGTTTCGTCAAAAAGACTTCTATTTGTAGACGAAAAGAAGAGAAGCAGGATTAAGAGAAAACTAATCATAAATGGCAGTTCGCAGGTTATGTCAGAAACGTCAAAGAGTTGTGTCAAAAGGTCGAATCAAACAAAAAATAAGGATCAGGCAGCCTAAGTAAGCCTTGGCAGCAGTCCTGGCATTAGAGTAAATACATTTTTGTCAGACTCTTCAGGATTTCCCAAGCTCCCCAAGGGCAAGAATTATGTCCTCGCGAGTGACAGTCTTCCTTCCTGCATGCTTTGCATACTTTATAGCCTTTCCAGATATTATCATGGCTTGCTTTTCAAGAAAATCCGCAAGCTCCCTTGCAGCTTCTATCGATACTCTGTCAGCCCCAGAATTCCTAATTAATCTTTCTACAGGCGCAATTGGCAAAATCATACGCTCACCAATCTTCTTTTGGCAAAAAACGGTTTATAAAACCTCTTCACGAATGTATAAACATATTAAAACAAAATCAACAATAAACTAATTGGCTCTTTTGCTTTTTATTTCCTCTTAAGGGTGATGTTGTCCTTGCAAAAACCTCCATTTTTCCAAAGAACGGAAATGATGGTACCGCAGAAAAAAAACTTAGCTAAGAAAACCGCAGCCCTTTACCAACGCAAAAATTTCTTTTCAACACAAGTGCCCCTCAAGAGGGAAAAATCACCAGAAAATAACTCTGCAGAAGTGGCTCTGTTGATGGCAGACACCTATCTAAAACTCAAAAATTACAAGAAAGCGGAGCTGTTCTATCAACAAGCACTCCAACAGAAGCCTCAAAATTCCGAAGTTCTCTATAAGTTTGGTAAGCTTCTTTTATTGACTTCCCGGTCAATCGAAGCCGAAGTCTATCTTAGGAAAGCAGTTGATATAGATTCAACTAATCCACGGCTAATATGTCTCCTTGCTAAAGTCCTAAACAACAACGGAAAAACCAAAGAGGCAATACAAATGTATAACAAAGCAATCGAAC
Proteins encoded in this region:
- a CDS encoding histone family protein → MILPIAPVERLIRNSGADRVSIEAARELADFLEKQAMIISGKAIKYAKHAGRKTVTREDIILALGELGKS